One Pyrococcus furiosus DSM 3638 genomic window, CAAATTTCTTCAAGGGCTCAGGTATAACGCCCTCTCCATATTCAGCATACCTCAGGACTTCTTCTAATGAAGCCTCTAATAACCTACCATCGAAGACGTACACTTTCTCTCCATCTATAACAACAACAGCATCTTGGTATCCCAATCTCACCACCATTTTTCTCACCACTATTTACTATAATTTATAGCTCCTATTTAAGGATTTCGACCACTAATATTCCATTTTTTCTTTTCTTCTCTTTTTTATTTCTTTTATATAGGGATATCTCATAATATGACCACATTCTAAGCATTTAACGACAATATGAGGCATTCTTTTTTGTCTAAGCCTAACTCTAGCATTAATTCCTGGAACGAGGAATGCATGGCACTTTTTACAGTACCTTCTTTTCCACTTCCTGGGAATTTTAACCTTAGCCTTTTGTTGAACTAGTAGGGCTAACTCAACATATCTCTTCGCTAATTCAGGAGAATAAGGGAAAACTCTCTCAGCTAAGCTAAACAAGATATCGATTCTCTCTTTTGCAATTCTCTTTTTTTCTTTTTTCTCATTGTATTTAGCCACTCTTCACCACCTTGTAAAACCCAGAAACAGGCTCATATATATAGCCATTAGCAACTAGCTTTTCTATACTTTCCTCAGCTTTGGCTTTCGTGAAACCCAATCTTAAGAGAGTCTCCATTATCTCCTCCTTACTAATTAGCCCATCAACGGAAGTGGAAGACAAGTCAAGTATAACTTGGAGAGCTTTTGGTAGTACTCTATCATCTCCCAAATAGTTTTTCTTGTATTCAGCCAGAAAAGCGTCTATTTCAGCTTTTGGAACTTCATTAATCCAAGTATCTAAGATTTCCTGCTCTATGTTAAGAACTAGGTTCATATAGCTCTTTTCTATCTTCCCAATTAACCTTGCTATAGAACCTAACACATTTAAAGATAACAAGTACCTCCTATTCAGGTTGAAGAGACTGTCCTTAACAAGGAGAGCATCTATAATTTCCCCATATTCATACCTATTTTTCCAGAGCCAGTGTTCAAAAAGCTCCCTAAATACCCTAATTTCTTCCGAGAGTGGGTTCAATGCTGGGAGTGTTGTCCTTCTCCAAAACACCGTTGCAAGAATGTTTGGAAGGTACTCTCTTAGTTCAGAGAACTCAAATTCTATTGGTTCATATAAGATAAAGGGAGTTTCCGAGTACTTTGCATAGTAATCTCTTATATCTGGTTTCGATTTCCTGGGAATAAAGTAGATAAATTCTTTCCTTTCAAACTTACCTTTGAGCCACTTAGGAAGGACATTTCTGATATTTTTGGGAGCATAGTATCTTATATCAGTGTTATTTGGGTTAAAAACTTTGAAATCGAGATCTAAAAACTCGTCTGCAAACATCCACTTGTCATCTCTTTCAACCCGCAATTCTCTTGGAAGTAACTCAGTAAACCCCTTAAAAAACTCAAAGAGGGACTTAACAATCCTCTCATTATTTTTCATGACAAATAAGTTGTATCCTTCCCTCCAATTTAGCGGATTCTTCATTATATATGGAGCACCAAAGAGAGAATACAAAAACGAGTCTTGAAGCTCAGCACTTGCATAAAGAGCTGAGCCAATGATTTTCCTAATTTCTTTAGGGGAGAGAGAATACTCCTTCAAGGCCCAATATTTTGAGAAATCTTCAGTGACTATTGAATCAGCTGTTATAACTCTCATATTGCCACAAGGATATGGCTCGACACGTCCTTCAACCTTTACATAACCACCACTATGTAGCCTTCCTTTTATCTCAGTCTTTTCCGTAATTCTAACAACGGCGTAGGCTTTAATCTTAGACTTGCTAATCTCACTTGGGGCTAAAGGGGACAAGAGATACTCAATGTATTTAAATGGAACATCACAGGGAGGTTTTCTTAAAATAATAAAGCCTCTTAGGGATACATAGTCCTCCCTAATCTCTGACAAAAATATTTTTACCCTTTTTTCAGGTGTCAAAGAAGGAATATATAGAAGAGGAAAAGTCATAGAACATCATCCTTTTGCCACTCCTATTGGCCTCATTCTTGCCACTAGCTTCGCTATTCCTGCCTCACTTACAACCTTAACTACATTGTCTACATTCTTGTACGCACCTGGAGCCTCTTCTGCAACCACCCTCATACTTGCCGCCCTCACGTAAATTCCTCTCCTTAGTAGTTCATCTCTTATTCTATCTCCCCTATATTGCCTTGTTGCCGCAGCCCTACTAAGAACTCTTCCAGCTCCGTGACATGTGCTTCCAAAAGTCTCAGCCATAGCTCCCTCAGTTCCAGCCAGAACATAGCTTGCAGTTCCCATTGAACCTGGAATTAGAACTGGTTGTCCTACATCTCTATAAATCTTCGGAATGGCCTCATGCCCAGGTGGGAAAGCCCTTGTAGCACCTTTTCTGTGGACTATAACCTTAACTTTCTTTCCATCTACTTCATGCTCCTCTACTTTACCTATGTTGTGAGCTACATCGTATACAATTTCCATTCCCAAGTCTCCCTCTGGATCCTGTCTGAACACCTCCTGAAAGCTCTCCCTAACCCAGTGAGTAATCATCTGCCTGTTTGCCCAGGCAAAGTTTGCAGCAGCTTTCATAGCTGAGAAGTACCTCTGTCCTTCTTCACTTTGGAATGGAACGCTAACCAACTCTCTGTCCGGCCAAGGTATGCCGTACTTTCTTATGGCTCTCTCCATTATTCTCAGGTAATCACTTGCAACTTGATGGCCTAATCCTCTTGATCCAGTATGAACCATCACAACAACTTGTCCTTCAAACAATCCATAGGCTTTCGCTATCTCCTCATCGAATATCTTATCCACAACTTGAACCTCAAGGAAGTGGTTTCCAGAACCTAATGAGCCAAGCTGAGGAGCTCCTCTTTGCTTAGCCCTCTGGCTAACTGCATCTGGGTCAGCTCCTTCCATTCTCCCTCCTTCTTCCAATCTCTCAAGATCCCTCTCCCATCCATATCCTTGATCAACCGCCCACTTTGCTCCATCAACTAAGACGTCATCAATCTGAGTCCAGTGAAGCCTGACCTTACCCTGACTACCAACGCCGGAGGGAACATTCTTAAATAAAGTGTCAACTAACTGTTTTATCTTTGGCCTTACGTCTTTCTCTGTAAGATTTGTTCTAATTAACCTCACCCCACAGTTGTGGACAACTATCCCATTTGCTATGAAATTATGAGCCTCATGGTAAACTCCGATATCATAGAACCGATCGTATTCTGGCTTTATGCGTTCAACTTTAACGACCTTTTCTGCAACAAAGCCTCCTTCATATCCTCTCTCTTTTGCAAACTCCTCAAAAGTTAGAAAGTTCTTTGGAACTCTTGGATTTCTTTCCCCTTCATAAATTGTCCTCTCAACAAAGCGTCTATTAACTATGTCCTTGACGGCCTTATATGCTCTATCTATGTTTCCAGTTTCTTCATATATCTTCTTGGATATCTCCATTGCTTTTCTTCTCTCTTTTTTCACACTCTCCTTGAACTTAAGGTAAGCATAGGCAATAAGACCCTTTGCTTTCTTCTTGGGATCATACTCATAGTTAATTTTACCCAGGAAGTTTCTGATGTTCTCCTCTCCTACAATAGACAGGCGATAAGTGACACTTTTCTTTGAATTAACTTTGTAAATCGTAGTCTTTACTCCAAACTCCTCAAGGATTCTTGAAATATCATATAAGAACTCTTTTAGATTTTCTTCAAGTGCTACGTCTTTAGCCTGGGTTAAGTGTATTGGAAGTGGTGTAGTGCCTTTAAATTCAACAATGCTACCATCTGCACCAAAGAATCCAGCCAAGAAGTTTCTTTTTACCCAGAGAGGAGCTTCCATTATCCAAACTGGAATGCGATAAGCCTTCTTAGTTTTCTCACCACGAGGCATTCCTAGTTTTTCAAGTAAGAGAGCAAAACTTCTTGAGGAAACTCTTAACTCAGCTAAAACAGTTTTGCCACTATATTCACCACTTTCAGTCTTTATCCTGTAGTTCTTTTCTCGGACATAGAGATTTGCTTTAATACCTAGTGATTCAAGATCTTTCTTAAGTTCTCTAAGTGTTTCCTCTCTTCCATAGAATGCTAAGACTAACCTACCCCCCATCTCTCCTAGATGACCATCTCCCAGGGCAAAACCAAGAATCCTTGCAAGAGTTCCGATCTTTGGATCTTCCCAGCGAAGTGGTAGGAGGTTTCTTTCTTTAAGGAACTTTATCACCTGTGGATCTTCACCTTCAAAAGCGCTTTCGTCTATTATGATTCCCTTCTTTTCTTCGTATGGGACTCCCTCAAAGGGATACACTATAACATAGTCTCCTTCTTTAATGTTCTTGAGATAGACATAACCCTGAGGAGTAAGAACGGGGTGATCTTCACTTCCCTCTATTAATGTCCCAGTCTCAGTAACTATCCTTATTGCCGTTTCATCCTTTTCAATGTTCCTTTCAGCAACAAAGGCTACTCTAGAGAAGTCGTTGTGCCCTTCCTCGATATTATAAAGCCTCAGCCTCTGAAGCTTGAACTTTTCAGGCATCTCCTCGATTTTTAGCCAATAACCATGCTCTGTTAGGACTTTAGTCCCTGGAGCAAGACAGTTAATGTCGTAGCCGATTCCTCCAGGGCTTATGACTCCTTCTTTAATATCGAAGGCCGCTACACCACCAATTGGGAACCCATAACCCTGATGACCGTCTGGCATTACGATAGAGTACTTATATATCCCAGGAAGCATTGCAACATTTGCAGCTTGCTCTAATGTCCTGTCCTGCCTCATCTTTTCAATCAATACATCATCTGCATAGACTCTACCGGGCACTTTCATTCGCTTATCGAACTTTGGAATTTCCCATCTGATTTTGTCAATCCTCTTTAGGGGTACTGCCACATTCACCACCCTTAGAATAATCACAAAAATTACTTAAAAGGTCAGCGGTTTGATGCATAATTCTTAATTAATGTTACTTTTTCGATAATATTAAAAAGGGTATATAAAGCCTAAATTAAGGCAAAAAACAAATATTGTCGGCGAAATTTTTATAAACCAAAGTTACTTAAAAGTAGATTGGCCTTTGTAGGTCATTCTGACTTTTGTCTATAAAAGTTAATAAAAAGAAATTCACACCAATTTTAGCAAAACAGGAGGTGAGGACTGATGGTTAGGGTAGCAATTATAGGCCAGGGATACGTTGCAAGCATTTTTGCAGTTGGGTTGGAAAGAATAAAGGAAGGCGAGCTTGGATACTACGGCATTCCGCTTGCAAACGAGCTGCCAATAAAGGTTGAAGACATAAAGATAGTGGCTTCCTATGATGTGGACAAGACAAAGATTGGCCTACCATTGTCAGAGATTGTCCAAAGATACTGGAAAGGAAACGTTCCAGAAAGCCTACAAGAAGTATTTGTAAGGAAAGGAATTCATCTCGGAAGCCTAAGGAACCTTCCAATAGAGGCCACTGGGCTCGAAGATGAGATGACATTGAAGGAGGCAATAGAGAGACTCGTTGAGGAGTGGAAAGAAAAGAAGGTGGATGTAATTATAAACGTTCCAACTACGGAAGCCTTCACACCTTTTGGAAAGTTAGAGGAACTCGAGAAGGCAATAAAAGATAACAACAAAGAAAGGCTAACCGCTACACAAGCCTATGCATATGCAGCTGCCCAATATGCAAAGGAAGTTGGAGGAGCAGCGTTTGTAAACGCAATACCAACCTTAATAGCTAATGACCCAGCATTCGTTGAGCTAGCAAAGGAAAGCAACCTAGTAATATTTGGTGACGATGGAGCTACTGGAGCCACACCATTAACTGCTGATATCCTAGGACACTTAGCCCAGAGAAACAGGCACGTACTCGACATAGTTCAGTTTAACATTGGAGGTAACACAGACTTCTTGGCCTTAACTGACAAAGAGAGAAACAAGAGTAAGGAGTACACCAAGTCAAGTGTAGTTGAAGACATTCTAGGTTATGATGCACCACACTTCATAAAGCCAACGGGTTATCTTGAGCCTCTAGGAGACAAGAAGTTCATCGCAATGCACATTGAATACATAAGCTTCAACGGAGCTAGAGACGAGCTGATTATTGCAGGAAGAATAAACGACAGCCCAGCATTGGCAGGATTACTCGTCGATTTGGCAAGATTAGGAAAGATTGCAGTTGACAAAAAAGAGTTTGGAACAGTATATCCAGTTAACGCATTCTACATGAAGAACCCAGGACCAAAAGAGGCAAAGAACATCCCAAGGATAATAGCCTACGAGAAGCTTAGGCAGTGGGCTGGGCTACCCCCAAGATACCTCTGATCTTTCCATTATATTTTTAAATAAGAGCTGCTATTACTAATACGTGAAGAAAGTTAAGATATTTAGTATAGTTCTTCCATTGATATACACTTCCTTCATGTTATACGTGACCTATAAAGTTTATAACGGATTAAGGTATAGAAGTTTAGATCTCGGAATATTTACACAGTCTCTTTACTCACTAAGCGAGGGTAAACTGTTTTACAACACTGTTGAATTTCAGCTTTATGAAG contains:
- a CDS encoding ribonuclease P protein component 4: MAKYNEKKEKKRIAKERIDILFSLAERVFPYSPELAKRYVELALLVQQKAKVKIPRKWKRRYCKKCHAFLVPGINARVRLRQKRMPHIVVKCLECGHIMRYPYIKEIKKRRKEKMEY
- a CDS encoding intein-containing RctB family protein — its product is MAVPLKRIDKIRWEIPKFDKRMKVPGRVYADDVLIEKMRQDRTLEQAANVAMLPGIYKYSIVMPDGHQGYGFPIGGVAAFDIKEGVISPGGIGYDINCLAPGTKVLTEHGYWLKIEEMPEKFKLQRLRLYNIEEGHNDFSRVAFVAERNIEKDETAIRIVTETGTLIEGSEDHPVLTPQGYVYLKNIKEGDYVIVYPFEGVPYEEKKGIIIDESAFEGEDPQVIKFLKERNLLPLRWEDPKIGTLARILGFALGDGHLGEMGGRLVLAFYGREETLRELKKDLESLGIKANLYVREKNYRIKTESGEYSGKTVLAELRVSSRSFALLLEKLGMPRGEKTKKAYRIPVWIMEAPLWVKRNFLAGFFGADGSIVEFKGTTPLPIHLTQAKDVALEENLKEFLYDISRILEEFGVKTTIYKVNSKKSVTYRLSIVGEENIRNFLGKINYEYDPKKKAKGLIAYAYLKFKESVKKERRKAMEISKKIYEETGNIDRAYKAVKDIVNRRFVERTIYEGERNPRVPKNFLTFEEFAKERGYEGGFVAEKVVKVERIKPEYDRFYDIGVYHEAHNFIANGIVVHNCGVRLIRTNLTEKDVRPKIKQLVDTLFKNVPSGVGSQGKVRLHWTQIDDVLVDGAKWAVDQGYGWERDLERLEEGGRMEGADPDAVSQRAKQRGAPQLGSLGSGNHFLEVQVVDKIFDEEIAKAYGLFEGQVVVMVHTGSRGLGHQVASDYLRIMERAIRKYGIPWPDRELVSVPFQSEEGQRYFSAMKAAANFAWANRQMITHWVRESFQEVFRQDPEGDLGMEIVYDVAHNIGKVEEHEVDGKKVKVIVHRKGATRAFPPGHEAIPKIYRDVGQPVLIPGSMGTASYVLAGTEGAMAETFGSTCHGAGRVLSRAAATRQYRGDRIRDELLRRGIYVRAASMRVVAEEAPGAYKNVDNVVKVVSEAGIAKLVARMRPIGVAKG
- a CDS encoding inositol-3-phosphate synthase, which gives rise to MVRVAIIGQGYVASIFAVGLERIKEGELGYYGIPLANELPIKVEDIKIVASYDVDKTKIGLPLSEIVQRYWKGNVPESLQEVFVRKGIHLGSLRNLPIEATGLEDEMTLKEAIERLVEEWKEKKVDVIINVPTTEAFTPFGKLEELEKAIKDNNKERLTATQAYAYAAAQYAKEVGGAAFVNAIPTLIANDPAFVELAKESNLVIFGDDGATGATPLTADILGHLAQRNRHVLDIVQFNIGGNTDFLALTDKERNKSKEYTKSSVVEDILGYDAPHFIKPTGYLEPLGDKKFIAMHIEYISFNGARDELIIAGRINDSPALAGLLVDLARLGKIAVDKKEFGTVYPVNAFYMKNPGPKEAKNIPRIIAYEKLRQWAGLPPRYL